In Vibrio hippocampi, the following are encoded in one genomic region:
- a CDS encoding vWA domain-containing protein: MTGFTLQWWWMLLAIPLPYLVHRFSHAPQQAKVILPHLTQLSGSGQRLSWLVKVLASISWLLLVFASARPVWFGEPIEIQPKHRDMMLVIDLSYSMSKQDMKQGSDFVDRLTTVKQVVSDFVDQRKGDRLGLVYFADHAYLQTPLTYDRETIKAQLNRTVLKLIGTQTAIGEGIGLATKTFVDSDAPQRVMILLSDGTNNAGILDPIEAANIAKKYGTTVYTIGVGAGEMQVREFFMTRTVNTAEDLDEKTLIEIANLTGGQYFRARNAQELATIYDTINALQPIQTATQTWRPQNEWFALPLSIGLLLLLIAATIRRNYV, from the coding sequence ATGACAGGCTTCACTCTACAATGGTGGTGGATGCTGCTCGCAATTCCTCTGCCCTATCTTGTTCATCGATTCAGCCATGCGCCGCAACAAGCCAAGGTGATTTTGCCGCACCTGACACAGCTGTCTGGTTCTGGTCAACGGCTCTCTTGGTTGGTTAAAGTGCTCGCCAGCATAAGCTGGTTGCTGCTGGTTTTTGCCTCTGCGCGCCCGGTCTGGTTTGGCGAACCGATAGAAATCCAACCCAAACACCGAGATATGATGCTGGTGATCGACCTGTCGTACTCGATGAGCAAACAGGACATGAAGCAAGGCTCGGACTTTGTTGATCGTCTAACAACGGTCAAGCAAGTCGTGTCTGATTTTGTTGACCAGAGAAAAGGCGACCGCTTAGGCTTAGTCTATTTTGCTGATCACGCCTATCTGCAAACGCCACTGACCTACGACCGTGAAACCATCAAAGCACAGCTTAACCGTACCGTACTTAAACTGATCGGCACACAGACTGCAATCGGTGAAGGGATTGGTTTAGCCACAAAAACCTTTGTCGATAGTGACGCGCCTCAGAGAGTGATGATCTTGCTCAGCGATGGCACCAATAACGCTGGTATTCTCGACCCGATTGAAGCAGCGAATATCGCTAAAAAGTATGGCACTACCGTTTACACCATTGGTGTTGGCGCTGGCGAGATGCAAGTACGTGAATTTTTTATGACTCGCACGGTCAACACCGCTGAAGATCTGGATGAAAAAACACTGATCGAAATCGCCAACCTCACTGGCGGTCAATACTTCCGAGCCAGAAACGCGCAAGAGTTAGCCACCATTTACGACACCATTAATGCGCTGCAACCAATACAAACCGCCACACAGACTTGGCGACCCCAAAACGAATGGTTCGCGTTGCCGCTGAGTATCGGACTTCTACTGTTATTGATCGCTGCGACCATAAGGAGGAACTATGTCTGA
- a CDS encoding acyl-CoA thioesterase — translation MGRDNREVTLRFLAEPGDVNFGGKVHGGAVMKWIDLAAYACSAAWSGKYCITVYAGGIRFVQPILVGNLVEVSAKVIYTGSSSMHIAIDVQASDPKELNNRLTTHCIVIMVAVDEHGKPTQVPKWVPETEEDVTLERSAIKLMKMRQEIGEEMEAHVKLLKSNLESRF, via the coding sequence ATGGGCCGTGATAATAGAGAAGTAACGTTACGTTTTTTGGCCGAACCCGGGGATGTGAACTTTGGTGGCAAGGTACACGGTGGTGCCGTGATGAAATGGATTGACCTTGCGGCCTATGCCTGTTCTGCCGCTTGGAGTGGCAAGTATTGCATCACTGTGTATGCGGGTGGTATCCGTTTTGTGCAGCCTATCTTGGTGGGTAACTTAGTCGAAGTGAGTGCTAAGGTGATTTACACCGGAAGTTCTTCAATGCATATTGCCATTGACGTTCAGGCGAGTGATCCAAAAGAGTTAAATAATCGACTGACCACACACTGTATCGTCATCATGGTCGCAGTCGATGAACATGGCAAACCCACGCAGGTACCTAAATGGGTCCCAGAAACAGAAGAAGATGTCACTTTAGAAAGGTCAGCCATTAAACTCATGAAAATGCGCCAAGAGATTGGCGAGGAGATGGAAGCTCACGTTAAGCTACTAAAATCGAATCTAGAATCTAGGTTTTAA
- a CDS encoding fasciclin domain-containing protein, protein MFKRIAALVLSAAAALSFVLPAHADHHGMKKDIVDVAVANGSFNTLVAAVKAADLVDTLKGDGPFTVFAPTDAAFAKLPAGTVDMLLMPENKDKLIAVLTYHVVPGKVMAADVVGLDTARTVQGGTIDVTVDGDKVMVDNATVVATDVMASNGVIHVIDTVLMP, encoded by the coding sequence ATGTTCAAACGAATCGCTGCACTTGTTCTTTCCGCTGCCGCGGCACTAAGCTTTGTACTACCTGCTCATGCTGATCATCACGGTATGAAAAAAGATATTGTCGATGTCGCCGTCGCCAATGGCTCGTTCAATACTTTGGTTGCCGCGGTCAAAGCCGCGGATTTGGTGGATACGTTGAAAGGCGATGGTCCATTTACGGTTTTCGCACCAACGGATGCAGCCTTTGCTAAATTGCCAGCCGGTACCGTAGACATGCTGCTAATGCCAGAAAACAAAGACAAGCTGATTGCGGTCCTGACCTATCATGTTGTACCGGGCAAAGTGATGGCAGCAGATGTCGTTGGTTTAGACACTGCTCGCACTGTTCAGGGCGGCACCATTGACGTGACAGTGGACGGTGACAAAGTGATGGTTGATAACGCGACGGTGGTTGCCACGGATGTGATGGCAAGTAACGGCGTCATCCATGTCATTGATACGGTATTGATGCCATAG
- a CDS encoding AraC family transcriptional regulator, with amino-acid sequence MPSDVFMNFDAFLSNTETRQHSHPWGQVQLISGGILEMEAQDTRFLAPPHLAIWVPSGVMHRSYNRKPLQYCSLNIAHHLTDTFPKTTSLIKVPAIVSAIIEDFRGREINVAHSEKDQRLVQVLLDQLAEQSEQHHFLPSSKNKYLAPILLAIEDDPTNDVSLKQWAEKVHTTERTLARYCQSELGMSFTEWRLRVRYLYSMDLLRSGQSVKEVAFTLGYNQASPFIAMFKKYSGSTPEQYKNRLFE; translated from the coding sequence ATGCCGTCCGATGTGTTTATGAATTTTGATGCCTTTTTATCCAATACAGAAACCAGACAACATAGTCACCCATGGGGACAGGTGCAGTTAATCAGCGGTGGTATTTTGGAGATGGAAGCGCAGGACACACGATTTTTGGCTCCGCCTCATTTGGCGATATGGGTGCCATCGGGCGTGATGCACCGAAGTTATAATCGCAAGCCACTACAATATTGTTCGTTAAATATTGCCCACCATCTTACCGATACATTTCCTAAGACAACCAGTCTGATAAAAGTGCCGGCGATTGTTTCCGCTATTATTGAAGATTTCCGTGGGCGAGAGATCAATGTGGCGCATAGTGAAAAAGACCAGCGCTTGGTACAGGTGTTGCTCGATCAATTAGCAGAGCAATCAGAACAACATCACTTTCTACCGTCGAGTAAAAACAAATACCTAGCCCCAATCCTGTTAGCGATTGAAGATGATCCCACTAACGACGTTTCGCTCAAACAATGGGCCGAAAAAGTCCACACCACTGAGCGCACTTTGGCGCGTTATTGCCAAAGCGAACTTGGAATGAGTTTCACCGAATGGCGCTTAAGAGTACGCTATTTGTACTCGATGGATCTTTTACGCAGCGGGCAGTCGGTAAAAGAGGTGGCATTTACACTTGGTTACAATCAAGCCAGCCCATTCATTGCCATGTTTAAAAAATACTCCGGTTCAACGCCAGAACAGTACAAAAATCGATTATTTGAGTGA
- a CDS encoding LuxR C-terminal-related transcriptional regulator encodes MTDEVDVNQKAILLAENNLQSSLLKDAIEQDLALDIELVSLDKLVEPNLKLTQFDFDYVIIDFPAMTEERLEKYQEICDLLPDHIQEILINTPDDLPHAEMLKWQQLVGIFYSTDTIEKLLSGFQCILQGEMWMSRKLVFEYIKFYRGRQCAKTSPYYSKLTKREQQIIKMLGEGASNTEIADALFVSENTVKAHLHNTFKKIKVKNRLQALLWAKNNIASSEFV; translated from the coding sequence ATGACGGATGAAGTAGACGTCAATCAGAAAGCTATACTACTGGCAGAGAATAATCTGCAATCGAGTTTGTTGAAAGATGCTATTGAACAAGATCTCGCCCTTGATATTGAATTGGTCTCCTTAGACAAACTGGTGGAGCCCAATCTCAAGCTAACTCAGTTTGATTTTGATTATGTGATCATTGATTTTCCGGCGATGACGGAAGAAAGGCTGGAAAAGTATCAAGAAATCTGTGATTTACTTCCTGACCATATCCAAGAGATCCTAATTAATACCCCTGACGACTTACCTCACGCAGAAATGCTGAAGTGGCAGCAGTTGGTCGGAATTTTTTATTCTACCGATACCATCGAAAAATTGCTGTCTGGCTTTCAATGCATACTGCAAGGCGAGATGTGGATGAGTCGTAAGTTAGTGTTTGAATACATCAAATTTTATCGTGGTCGCCAATGCGCGAAAACCAGCCCTTATTATTCAAAACTAACCAAACGTGAGCAACAGATTATCAAGATGCTTGGAGAAGGGGCATCGAATACCGAGATCGCTGACGCGCTATTTGTGAGTGAAAATACGGTGAAAGCGCACTTGCACAATACCTTTAAAAAAATAAAGGTGAAGAACCGATTGCAGGCATTGCTGTGGGCGAAAAATAATATTGCGTCGAGTGAGTTTGTTTAG
- a CDS encoding DMT family transporter: MAYLFAFFTVLIWSGNAIVSKLAATSIEPSAMSFYRWFVAILVMTPFCLRKVNTYRSVIRHNINKIAFLALLGMVLNQSLGYFAALTTTASNMALTSSLVPLLSVFLSVPLLGKRISALSIIGGLISLFGLAYMLGQGNVLFFIHQSVTEGDILMVFAAITYAAYCVLLKRWKLPLPNSVFIYMQGFCALVMLTPMLFSSEQTLPTVASVPLIAYAGLFASIVAPLMWVRAIDMIGADSSAMFMNLLPVITLILASYFLNEHITRFHITGGMLVIGGVIMSQIKLSRLSPRPPAPVA; encoded by the coding sequence ATGGCGTACCTGTTCGCATTTTTTACCGTTCTAATCTGGAGCGGTAACGCTATCGTCAGCAAACTAGCCGCAACGTCTATCGAACCCAGTGCGATGAGCTTTTATCGCTGGTTCGTTGCTATCTTGGTAATGACACCGTTTTGTCTAAGAAAAGTGAACACCTACAGAAGCGTTATTCGCCACAATATCAATAAAATCGCTTTTTTGGCGCTATTAGGTATGGTGCTAAACCAATCTCTGGGATATTTTGCCGCCTTAACGACAACCGCCTCTAACATGGCGCTCACTTCTTCTCTCGTACCACTACTGAGTGTGTTCCTCTCTGTACCGCTGCTCGGTAAGCGCATTTCTGCTCTGAGTATTATTGGTGGTTTGATCTCTTTATTCGGTCTTGCCTATATGCTTGGCCAAGGTAATGTGCTGTTTTTTATTCATCAGTCCGTTACCGAAGGCGATATTTTAATGGTCTTCGCTGCGATCACCTATGCGGCATATTGCGTGTTATTAAAACGCTGGAAGTTACCGCTACCCAACTCGGTATTCATCTACATGCAAGGTTTTTGTGCACTGGTTATGTTAACACCCATGTTATTTAGCAGTGAGCAAACTCTACCGACAGTAGCCTCCGTGCCGCTCATTGCCTACGCTGGTCTTTTTGCTTCCATTGTCGCACCACTCATGTGGGTAAGAGCGATCGATATGATCGGTGCCGACAGCAGTGCAATGTTCATGAACCTGTTGCCTGTGATCACCCTGATCTTGGCTAGTTATTTTTTAAACGAACATATCACGCGTTTCCATATTACTGGCGGGATGTTAGTGATTGGTGGGGTCATCATGTCTCAAATTAAGCTATCGAGGCTTTCTCCACGGCCTCCTGCTCCTGTCGCCTAG
- a CDS encoding VWA domain-containing protein gives MSDVLLLHPQALWLLVPICLLLVWLKLSRKTVSLIAPHLASALAVVQNRTSYLTLLGLALLLGVFALSGPSVEQQTLPAAQSEQAQVLVMDMSTSVYATDVKPSRLSQIKYKALDILPYLKQGQTGLVAYAGDGYVLSPLTTDASTLAVQIQNLSPAIMPIQGSRADLAVKQAIEMMQQSSQRQGDILLFSDGLTQQEQDGISALLEGTAWRISVLAVGTPSGAPIPLPNGSLLTDTRGHTVIAKTPINEMRQLARSSGGQFAAYQTDNRDIETLTSHSPVASVDTSKQQDLTVSVNNGYWLMPIILLLILPLFKKGRLFAIVTGVLLLQSVPQTGYANPVDSLFLNRDQQGYQAYQRQEYSQAAERFASEKWRASAHYQAGNYDQAIELWQRFDDVDTRYNLANAYAQQGELQTAIDTYQQVLKQQPNHQDALHNLEIVKQALEQQQQQQQQQQQQQQQQQQQQQQDSGSDSKSQQQESRDENSQNGESSDQGESQPADTSQSENESDSEQQASASDAQRQSQEQSQEQSQEQSQEQSQEQSQQDNQAQTQDSQQQTENNNETQAEAQASQPSGENESDRESQAQQAVSDAQQQAVDPELRKLEQVESIRDASTLLRAQMQLQAQEREKPATSGQNW, from the coding sequence ATGTCTGATGTATTACTGCTGCACCCGCAAGCGTTGTGGCTGCTGGTTCCTATCTGTCTCCTGCTGGTTTGGCTCAAGCTATCAAGAAAAACCGTTTCTCTGATCGCCCCTCACCTTGCGAGCGCCTTAGCTGTTGTGCAAAATCGCACCAGCTATCTCACGCTACTGGGGCTTGCCCTGTTGCTCGGTGTATTTGCACTGTCAGGACCGAGTGTCGAACAACAAACTCTCCCCGCGGCACAAAGCGAGCAAGCTCAAGTATTGGTCATGGATATGTCGACGTCGGTCTACGCCACGGATGTTAAACCTAGTCGATTGTCTCAGATCAAATACAAAGCGCTCGACATCTTGCCCTACCTCAAACAGGGGCAAACCGGTCTTGTCGCCTACGCGGGGGATGGCTATGTTCTCAGCCCCTTAACCACAGACGCCAGCACATTGGCGGTACAGATACAAAATCTATCTCCGGCAATAATGCCCATCCAAGGCTCTCGCGCCGATTTAGCCGTAAAGCAAGCCATAGAAATGATGCAGCAGAGCAGTCAAAGACAAGGAGATATCCTGCTCTTTAGTGACGGACTGACCCAGCAAGAACAAGATGGCATTAGCGCTTTGCTAGAAGGCACTGCATGGCGTATTTCAGTTCTCGCGGTGGGAACCCCAAGCGGTGCGCCTATTCCACTGCCTAACGGCTCATTATTAACCGATACTCGAGGTCACACGGTTATCGCGAAGACACCCATTAATGAGATGAGGCAACTCGCGCGCAGCAGCGGAGGACAATTCGCGGCTTATCAGACTGATAATCGTGATATCGAAACGCTCACATCCCATTCGCCTGTTGCCAGTGTTGATACATCAAAGCAGCAGGATCTTACCGTCAGTGTGAATAATGGCTACTGGCTCATGCCTATCATCTTGCTTTTGATCTTGCCGCTGTTTAAAAAAGGCAGACTATTTGCCATTGTCACTGGGGTGCTCTTGCTGCAAAGCGTTCCTCAAACGGGCTATGCTAATCCAGTAGATAGCCTGTTTCTCAATCGCGACCAACAAGGTTATCAAGCCTACCAACGCCAAGAATACAGCCAAGCTGCAGAACGTTTTGCTTCAGAAAAATGGCGTGCTTCTGCGCACTATCAAGCGGGTAATTACGATCAAGCGATTGAGCTTTGGCAGCGATTTGATGATGTCGACACTCGCTATAACTTAGCCAACGCCTATGCACAACAAGGTGAATTGCAAACGGCCATCGACACCTATCAGCAGGTATTGAAACAGCAACCGAACCATCAGGATGCACTGCATAATCTTGAAATCGTCAAGCAAGCGCTCGAGCAACAGCAACAGCAACAGCAACAGCAACAGCAACAGCAACAGCAACAGCAACAGCAACAGCAACAAGATTCTGGCTCTGACTCCAAAAGTCAACAACAAGAAAGCCGTGATGAGAACTCGCAAAACGGTGAATCATCGGATCAAGGTGAGTCCCAACCAGCGGACACTTCTCAATCCGAAAATGAATCTGACAGTGAGCAGCAAGCCTCAGCGTCTGACGCACAGCGGCAGTCTCAAGAGCAGTCTCAAGAGCAGTCTCAAGAGCAGTCTCAAGAGCAGTCTCAAGAGCAGTCTCAACAAGATAATCAAGCTCAAACGCAGGATTCACAACAGCAGACTGAGAACAACAATGAGACACAAGCGGAGGCTCAAGCCTCGCAACCATCAGGCGAAAACGAAAGCGACCGTGAATCTCAAGCACAACAGGCTGTCAGCGATGCGCAACAGCAAGCGGTGGATCCTGAATTGAGAAAGTTAGAGCAAGTAGAAAGCATTCGTGATGCAAGCACCCTATTACGAGCCCAGATGCAACTGCAAGCTCAAGAACGTGAAAAGCCCGCGACATCAGGGCAGAATTGGTAA
- a CDS encoding DUF58 domain-containing protein, with translation MLSSLKSLLPSSPSTPPLAVATKEGLLPELTNGVEVTVDELAFYQIHSQRWQPPKKSVWSQLNGQHASPKKGRGMTFSEVRQYQAGDDVRQIDWRVTARTGKVHTKLFTEERERPVVLFIDLSSSLFSGTTLLLKSVQLCHLASLLSWVALSTQDRVGAVIRYQDQLIEIRPSSSRCAILHLLQQLCQIHNQHIQQSDITTRSHTTSDSALSALVNLCKKGSELIILSDFSTITDDELTAVTHLSKHNRVRAVMLYDPIEVGESPAKGQQSVQGKRHEIQLDLSNKQTRNDIKHSFEQRFAYIAQSLLPYGIALSKISSGQPLLLQLLSDQQ, from the coding sequence ATGTTGTCGTCATTAAAGTCATTGTTGCCATCGTCACCCAGCACACCGCCGCTCGCTGTCGCGACCAAAGAAGGATTGCTGCCCGAATTGACCAATGGTGTTGAAGTCACAGTGGATGAACTGGCTTTTTACCAAATACACAGCCAGAGGTGGCAACCACCGAAAAAAAGCGTGTGGTCACAATTGAATGGTCAACACGCCAGCCCCAAAAAAGGGCGTGGGATGACTTTCTCGGAAGTGCGACAGTATCAAGCGGGCGACGACGTCAGACAGATTGATTGGCGCGTGACTGCTCGTACCGGTAAGGTGCATACCAAGCTCTTTACTGAAGAACGAGAAAGACCAGTTGTGCTGTTTATTGATCTCAGCAGCAGCTTATTTAGCGGTACCACCTTGCTACTTAAATCCGTGCAGTTATGCCACCTTGCCAGTCTGTTGTCTTGGGTCGCTCTGAGCACCCAAGACCGAGTCGGTGCGGTGATTCGCTACCAAGATCAATTGATAGAAATTCGCCCCTCAAGCAGTCGCTGTGCCATCTTGCATCTGCTGCAACAACTGTGTCAGATACACAATCAGCATATCCAGCAAAGTGATATCACCACGCGTTCGCACACGACTTCGGATTCAGCGCTCAGTGCCTTGGTCAATCTGTGTAAAAAAGGCAGTGAGCTGATTATATTAAGTGATTTTTCCACCATCACAGACGACGAACTCACCGCGGTGACGCACCTGTCGAAGCACAACCGGGTGCGAGCTGTGATGCTTTATGATCCTATTGAAGTGGGCGAGAGTCCGGCAAAAGGTCAACAATCGGTACAGGGAAAGCGCCATGAAATTCAGCTCGACCTTTCAAATAAGCAAACCAGAAATGATATAAAACATTCTTTTGAGCAGCGCTTTGCTTATATTGCGCAAAGCCTTTTACCTTATGGTATTGCACTTTCTAAAATATCCAGTGGTCAGCCACTTCTTTTGCAGTTATTAAGTGATCAACAATGA
- a CDS encoding DUF4381 domain-containing protein produces MSQLSSSSLLPLNDIHLPAEPTWWPFAIGYWLVLGIAICSLIVSLIAWKKRKQKRRAKRAAITLLALHPEQLTPSHAIEVVRQAALSYFPRQQIAKLTGEDWLTFLDSQLAEPVFRPKSSQWYQALYAPQQHQAQTEQQMIQDCRHWVTSALPPKRRYRNWDQS; encoded by the coding sequence ATGAGTCAATTATCCTCTTCCTCACTCTTACCTCTCAATGACATTCATCTGCCTGCAGAACCGACATGGTGGCCGTTTGCTATCGGCTACTGGCTTGTGTTGGGCATCGCTATCTGTAGCCTGATTGTTTCGCTAATCGCATGGAAAAAGCGCAAACAAAAACGTCGCGCCAAACGTGCCGCCATCACTTTATTGGCGCTTCATCCTGAGCAACTCACCCCCTCTCATGCCATCGAGGTGGTGCGCCAAGCGGCACTAAGCTATTTCCCTAGGCAACAGATTGCTAAACTCACGGGCGAGGATTGGCTTACCTTTCTTGATTCCCAATTGGCAGAGCCCGTATTTAGACCTAAATCCTCACAATGGTATCAAGCTCTGTATGCCCCTCAACAACATCAAGCGCAAACGGAACAGCAGATGATCCAAGATTGCCGACACTGGGTAACCTCGGCGCTACCACCGAAACGACGCTATAGAAACTGGGATCAATCATGA
- a CDS encoding restriction endonuclease subunit S, with amino-acid sequence MSDFEKELEQISVEAEGEPEVALPSIEEQREIAAELKRLEQEGKLTPEVLEEYFGKFNKNNQAPIH; translated from the coding sequence ATGAGTGATTTTGAAAAAGAACTTGAGCAGATATCCGTTGAAGCGGAAGGCGAGCCTGAGGTAGCACTTCCATCGATTGAAGAGCAGCGAGAGATTGCGGCAGAGCTGAAACGATTGGAGCAGGAAGGTAAGCTAACGCCAGAAGTTCTTGAGGAATACTTTGGTAAGTTTAATAAAAACAATCAAGCCCCAATTCACTAA
- a CDS encoding AAA family ATPase, protein MPAQAFQQLQHYLESQVIGQQDLVKQLLIALLADGHILVEGPPGLAKTRAVKSLAECIEGSFHRIQFTPDLLPSDLTGTDIYRPETGEFQFKSGPIFHSLVLADEVNRAPAKVQAAMLEAMAEKQISVGQTTYALPELFLVMATQNPIEQEGTYPLPEAQLDRFLLHLEVSYPDAASELEILRLNRGEALGRHEAPKQQISQQEIFDARTQVLNIHMSETIENYLVRLVMATRHPDQYSDYLTKWIEMGVSPRATIALDRAARANAWLSGRDFVTPEDVHTIIYPVLRHRLLLSYQAQAEGVSANKVIEQLLSSVASA, encoded by the coding sequence ATGCCAGCTCAGGCTTTTCAACAACTGCAACACTATCTTGAATCTCAGGTCATTGGTCAGCAAGATCTTGTTAAACAACTACTGATTGCGCTATTGGCTGATGGACATATCCTCGTCGAGGGACCGCCTGGTCTTGCTAAAACCCGTGCAGTGAAGTCTCTAGCCGAATGTATTGAAGGCAGTTTTCATCGTATTCAATTTACCCCTGACTTATTGCCATCTGATTTGACGGGCACCGATATTTATCGTCCAGAAACCGGAGAGTTCCAATTTAAATCAGGTCCTATCTTCCACTCATTGGTGCTGGCTGATGAAGTCAACCGTGCCCCAGCCAAAGTCCAAGCCGCGATGCTGGAAGCGATGGCAGAGAAGCAAATCAGTGTGGGACAGACCACCTATGCTTTACCCGAACTATTTTTGGTGATGGCGACTCAAAACCCAATCGAGCAAGAAGGCACTTATCCATTACCCGAAGCGCAACTTGACCGCTTCTTGTTGCACCTTGAGGTCAGTTACCCTGATGCGGCCAGTGAATTAGAAATTTTACGCCTCAATCGCGGAGAAGCCCTTGGTCGTCACGAAGCACCAAAGCAACAAATTAGTCAGCAAGAAATTTTTGATGCTCGTACTCAAGTACTCAATATTCATATGTCTGAAACCATAGAGAACTATCTCGTCAGACTGGTCATGGCAACTCGTCACCCAGATCAGTACAGTGACTATTTAACCAAATGGATAGAGATGGGCGTCAGTCCCCGCGCAACCATCGCACTCGATAGAGCGGCAAGAGCAAACGCATGGCTCAGTGGGCGAGATTTCGTGACACCAGAAGATGTGCACACCATCATCTATCCCGTTCTGCGCCATCGTTTATTACTGAGTTATCAAGCACAAGCGGAAGGAGTGTCGGCCAATAAAGTGATCGAACAACTCCTATCGAGTGTCGCGTCGGCGTAA